The following nucleotide sequence is from Actinomycetes bacterium.
AGCTGGTCGGCGAGCGCCACCGCGTCCAGACCGGACAGGCAGACCTTGTTGATCGTGAGCGCCGGCACGGTCATGGGGATGCCCGCCTTCACGGCGGCCTGGCGCGCGGTGATCTGCCCGGCGCCGGCCTGCAGCACCTGGCCCATGATCACGTAGTCGACCTGGTCCGGCGCGACGCCGGCCTTCTCGAGCGCGCCCTTGATGGCGACCGCCCCGAGGTCGGCGCCGGAGAAGTCCTTGAGCGAGCCGAGCAGGCGGCCCATCGGGGTCCGGGCCCCCGCGACGATGACGGAACCGGCCATGACCTCGAACCTCCTGTGACGCGACTGCGTGGGCCCGGGACGGGCAGTGTCACGATAGCCGGGTGCTGAACCGCATCGACCACGTCGGTCTGGCCGTCCGCGACCTCGACGCCGCCATCGCCTTCTACCGCGACACCTTCGGCGTCGTCGCCGTGCACGAGGAGGTCAACGAGGAGCAGGGCGTGCGCGAGGCCATGCTCGCGGTCGGCGACTCGGGCTCGTGCATCCAGCTGCTGGCCCCGCTGCGCGAGGACTCGCTCATCGGCAGGTTCCTCGAACGCAACGGCGAAGGCATCCAGCAGGTCGCTTACACGGTCGACGACGTGGCGGCGGTGTCGACCACGCTACGCGGGCGCGGCGTACGGCTGCTCTACGACGAGCCGCGCCGAGGCACCGCCGGCTCGCTGGTCAACTTCGTGCACCCCAAGGACGCCATGGGGGTGCTGGTCGAGCTGGTGCAGCCGGCCGCCGACCCCGGCGGCGCCGAGTAGGTTACCGGCCGGTAATATCCGGGGCAGGCCCTTCCCGG
It contains:
- the mce gene encoding methylmalonyl-CoA epimerase produces the protein MLNRIDHVGLAVRDLDAAIAFYRDTFGVVAVHEEVNEEQGVREAMLAVGDSGSCIQLLAPLREDSLIGRFLERNGEGIQQVAYTVDDVAAVSTTLRGRGVRLLYDEPRRGTAGSLVNFVHPKDAMGVLVELVQPAADPGGAE